The following is a genomic window from Armatimonadota bacterium.
GAACCGCTTTCGGACCCACCTGCGCCAGGGAGCGCGCGGCCGCTCTGCGCACGTCTTCGCTTGGCGATTCCAGTGTCTCGATCAGCGGCGAGATGGCGACGGTCCCGCGGATCTTTCCCAAGGCTTCCGCCGCCGCTCTGGCAAGGTCGACATTGTCGGAACTCAAGACCCCGATCAGGGGCTGGATCGCCTTCTTGCTTCGCAAAGCCCCCAGCGCCGTGACAACGGCGCGCTGGACTTCGACATTTGCGTCGGATAGCCGGGCAACAAGCTCCGCGGCGACGGACTCGTCCCCGATGCTCCCGAGAGCTTCTGCAGCCCACTTGCGCGCGGACTGTTCTTTACCAATCAGGGCGTCCAGGAGGGCGCTCACTGCCGGCCCACCGATGTTAGTCAACGCTTCCGCGGCGGCCTCCTGCGCATTCTTACTGGAGTCGCTCAGGGCCGCGATAAGGGCATCAATAGCATCCTGATTCCGGATCGCTCCCAGCGCCTGGGCTGCGGCCATACGCACCTTGTAGTCCTTGTGACCGAGCGCCTTGATCAGCGGCGGCACGGCGGCGGACCCCATCGCGGCGATTTCGTCGATCACCTCGTCGCGCGAGGACGAACCGCGGGATTTGAGCTTTGCGACCAGATCGAGTGCTTCTCGGTTGGGGGATGCCATTTCTCGCCCTCCCCGGCGGCGCGCGGCCGCTGGTGGGTTGCGTGGTGGGATCGGGATGTCCGACCGGACCCTCTCCGCAGGAACCGGGCCGTCCGGCCAAGGACAATCTCAGTGTAACTGGTCGTCAAACAGCGACCTTCATTCGTAGAAAATCAGCAAGAAAAGACGGAATATTCCATTTCTAGACGGATGCGCCCCGCACTGGGTGCGGGGCGCATGGGTTACCGGGTACGGTCTCGCATGCGCTCCGGGTCCCTGCAGACCATCATGGACCCGAAAGGGCAGCCTGACCGATGACCTGCCGCTACTGGACCGGACCCGCGGACTGCAAACCGGTCTCGATCTTCTCTGTCTTGGGCGCCTCAGGCTCATCCTCATCTGTCTTCTTTTTCTTAGCCTCGGTGGCGCTCTTCTTGCTGCGGGCGTCGGCCTTCTTCTCGCTGTCCTTCGCTTTGCCTTCGGACTTCTTCGCGCTCTTCTTCTCTATCTTGGCGTCCTCGGGCTTGTCCGCCTCAGTTTCCTCGTCATCAGCCTTGGCCTCCTCGGCCTCGGCCTTCTTCTCTTCGCTGGCTTCGGGCTTCGCACCGGTGGCAGCGGCTTCCGCCTCAGCCACTCCGCCGGAACCGGCGAGTTCGAGGATGCGGGCATTGACCTTGTCGTTGAACTCGTCGCGCTCTTCCTCCAGGGCCTTCACTTCTTCCGCCAGCTTGTCGGCACGTTCCTGCAGTTCCGCAGCCTTGTCCTTATACTGGTCGAGTTCGTCGATAACCTTCTTCAGGTCGGCCTCGCGCGACAGAGCATACTGAGCCTTGTCGGTATCGCGGGCGCTGTTGGCCATGGCGGCCATTTCGCTCCACTTATCCCGCGCAGCCGCAAGCTGCTTGTAGGCGTTCTCAACATCGCCCTTCTTGGCGAACTCGGAGGCCTTCTCGATGTTCTGGCGGATCGTCTGTTCCTGAGTCTGGTAGGTGATTTCGCGCTGGGCACGAGCTTCCTTTTCGGCCTTGATACGCTCCTGGCTGATCTTGATGCCCCCGAAAATGGCGATCAGGGCGATGACCAGAATGAACAGTATCCAGGCAACGGGACCGCAGCTCGACGATGACTTGGGAGCGACGCGTTCGATCTCTATGTCGAGTTCCTCCTCGTCTACTACGTCGGATTTCGGCCTCGGGGCGGCTTTCTTGGGTTTGGGCTCCACCGCGGGCTTCGGCTCTTCAGCCTTCGGCTCATCGCCGTCCTGAATCTCGTCTTTCTTGTCCTCAGACATGGAGAATCTCGCTCCCCACCGACAGAGGTTGTCGGAAATGGAAATCCACCCAGCGGCAATGAAGTATACGGAAATCGCGACGCCAAGTCAAGAAAACGTCCTGCCGTCCGAGCTTGAATGCTGCGCAACTCGCGTGGTATAATCTCTGACCTACACTGTGATTGAGGAGCAAGGGACGATGGCCGGTCATTCAAAATGGGCAAACCGGGTGCATCGAAAGACCCGGCAGGATGCCAAGAGAAGCAGCATTTTCAGCAAGCTCTCCAGGGAAATCATCGTCGCGGCGCGCGAGGGTGGCGGCAACCCCGAAACCAACTTGCGCCTGCGCTACGCCATCGATGCCGCCCGTGAAGCGTCCATGCCCAACGAAAACGTGGAAAATGCCATTCGGCGCGGCACCGGCGAGGTCGAGGGAGTGACCTACGAGAACGTGACCTACGAGGGGTACGGCCCCGGAGGCACGGCCCTGATGATCTCCTGCCTCACCGACAATTCCCAGCGCACTGTCTCCGAACTGCGCAACATCCTCAAGAAGAAGGACAGCAGTCTTGGCGAACCGGGCTCAGTGAGCTGGGTCTTCGAGCAGAAGGGAGTCATCATCGTCCCCAAGGCCGGCGTCGAAGAGGAAGAGCTGTTCATGGCAGCCATCGACGCGGGTGCCGAGGACATGCTCACCGAAGACGACGACGTATTCGAGATTCGCACACCCGCGAAAGAACTGCACCAGGTAGCCACCGCTCTAGCCGAGCAGGGCATTGAATACGAGCGCGCCGAGATCACCATGATCCCCACCAGCACCTGCCAGGTTCCTGACGAGCTCGCCGGCAAGCTCTTCGCGCTGCTGGACCAGTTGAACGACCACGACGATGTCCAGCGCGTCTACGCGAACTTCGAGGTGTCCGATGCGGCCCTGGAAGCCTACGACCAGGGATAGCGCCATGCCGCAAAGCCGGATGTGGAGGTAAACAGCCCGTTCTTCGCGAACGGGCTGTTTCGCAGGCCCTCACAGAGGGGCCGCCAGTGCGAACAGCAGCCCCTTTGGGCGAACAGGAGCGACTATGCCCGACATCTCCGTGAACTTCTGCGGCATCAAACTCCGTAACCCCATCGTCGCGGCCCCAGCGGGAATCACAGAGAACGCCGACCGACTGAAGCGGTGCGAGGATGCAGGCTGCGGAGCCGCCGTCATCAAGAGCTATTTCGAGTACGAACCGGCACGACATTCCCCCAGCCCGCGTTTCAAGGTCCTGCGCCACCAGCTTGGCAAAGACCGCACATTCTCCCTGTACTCCTTTGAACAGGCAAATGTGCACGGTCTCGACGAGTTCGGCGAACAGATCCGCATTGCTACTGAGCAGTGCGAGATGCCCATCTTCTCCAGCCTAAACTGCAACACTGCCGAGCGCTGGGAAGAGGGAGCGCGCATCTCCGAACAGGCCGGCGCGAAACTCATCGAGCTCAATGTCTCCTGCCCTCATGGCACCCATATCATGGCCCACTCGCCGATGCTCGAGACCATGCGCCTGGCCGTGGATGCCGCTCGCGCAGGCGCACCGAATACACCCGTCGTGCCCAAGATCACCGGGCAGCTGGACAATCCCCTCGCGGTCATCCTCGCCATGGAGCAAGCCGGCGCTCATGCCGTCGTCATGTTCAACCGCTTCACAGGCCTGGACATCGACGTAGAGACCGAAGAGCCGGTCATGCACAAAGGCTACGCCGGCCACGGCGGTCCCTACTCCATTCACTACGTCCTGCGCTGGATTTCCGAAGTCTATCCCTTGCTCGGCATCCCCATCGCATCCAGCGGTGGCGTCACGAACGGCGCTGATGTCGCAAAATGCATCCTCGCAGGCGCAACCACCGTCCAGGTCTGCACCGCGATCGTGATGCACGGCTACGGTATCGTGGGCAAGATCCTGAGCGAGTTCGAGGCCTGGATGGAGCGCAAGGGCCATGCAAATCTCGACGAGATACGGGGCTCTATCTGCTCAAAGGTCAGGAGCAACGACCAGATTGAGCGAGCGCAGGTAGTCGTGGCCAAGATCGATGCCGACCTCTGCGTGAACTGCGGAAGATGCGCTACAGTTTGCATTTACGATGCGGCCCAACGCGGCGTGCCGAAGCATACCATTGACGAGGCCCTCTGCGTGGGCTGTGGCCTGTGCAGCGAACTGTGTCCGGTGACGGCGATTTCCATGGTCCCGTTGCCCGAGCCCCGCACCTTCGCGCTCGGCGTGAAGTAGACTCGCGAAGAATCGCGGGAGGCGCCGGGCATGTCCGGCAGAAACACCTGGATCGGCATAGATATCGGCGGCACCAAGACGGCGGTGGTCCTCGGAGACGAGACCGCCGCCACCCTCGCTATTGTGAGTTTCCCCACCGACCACAGTTCCGGCCCGCAAGCGAACCTGGAACGCATCGCCACCATCATCCAGCGCATTCAGTCGGATCAATCATTTCCGCCCCCGTCGGCCATTGGCATCAGCTGCGGAGGGCCCCTCGACAGCAAAGCCGGGGTCATCCTTGGCCCACCTAATCTGCCCGGCTGGGATGAGGTGCCCGTCGTCGAGTTCTTTCGCGAGCGCTTCGGCTTGCCGACTCACCTGGAGAACGACGCCAACGCGGGAGCCATTGCGGAGTGGCAGTTCGGTGCGGGAAAAGGCTGCCGGAACCTGATCTTCATCACCGCGGGAACGGGCCTGGGGTGCGGCCTCATTCTGGACGGGCGT
Proteins encoded in this region:
- a CDS encoding 4Fe-4S binding protein; this encodes MPDISVNFCGIKLRNPIVAAPAGITENADRLKRCEDAGCGAAVIKSYFEYEPARHSPSPRFKVLRHQLGKDRTFSLYSFEQANVHGLDEFGEQIRIATEQCEMPIFSSLNCNTAERWEEGARISEQAGAKLIELNVSCPHGTHIMAHSPMLETMRLAVDAARAGAPNTPVVPKITGQLDNPLAVILAMEQAGAHAVVMFNRFTGLDIDVETEEPVMHKGYAGHGGPYSIHYVLRWISEVYPLLGIPIASSGGVTNGADVAKCILAGATTVQVCTAIVMHGYGIVGKILSEFEAWMERKGHANLDEIRGSICSKVRSNDQIERAQVVVAKIDADLCVNCGRCATVCIYDAAQRGVPKHTIDEALCVGCGLCSELCPVTAISMVPLPEPRTFALGVK
- a CDS encoding YebC/PmpR family DNA-binding transcriptional regulator, whose product is MAGHSKWANRVHRKTRQDAKRSSIFSKLSREIIVAAREGGGNPETNLRLRYAIDAAREASMPNENVENAIRRGTGEVEGVTYENVTYEGYGPGGTALMISCLTDNSQRTVSELRNILKKKDSSLGEPGSVSWVFEQKGVIIVPKAGVEEEELFMAAIDAGAEDMLTEDDDVFEIRTPAKELHQVATALAEQGIEYERAEITMIPTSTCQVPDELAGKLFALLDQLNDHDDVQRVYANFEVSDAALEAYDQG